GGACGTTCGGTTCCGTCGCCGTTTCGAATGCGGATGCCGTTGAAGCTGACCAACGTGTTGCGGTCTTCCCGTGGATACCGCACTCTCAGCGGCACTTCGTACCGGCCTCGTTGCAACCGCATGACTTCTTCGCCGTAGTATGACGCGCGCACCGTTCCGGCGACGTCGGCCAACGAAATGCCCATCGCTTTGGCGTCATCGCGGACCTTCATGCGGTATTCCCACTTGCCCTGCCGTGTGTCGGTGGCGATGTCGGAAACGTACGGGTACTCGGACAGCTTTTCTTTGCATCGATTGATCGCGGCGTTGAGTTGGTCCAGATGCTCGGCGCCGGCCATCAAACGCATCTCGATCGGCAGCGACGCCGGACCTCGAGGCGACGCGCCGAACGCGACGGCTTCCGCGCCCGGAAACTTGCCCGCGGCGTCGCGCCACATCGTCACGATGTCGGCGCTGGTCACCGTTCGATCGCCGATGTCGTTCAGTTGGACGAACAGACCGCCCAAATGGCTGGCCGGAGACGAACCGACTTCATCACCCGACGAACCGACCGTTCGCTGGACGGCTTTGACGAAGCCTTCTGGGTCGGTCGTCAGCTGTTCGTCAATCGACTTTTGATTGACGACCATGATCGCGTCGTACAACTTTTTCGTTGCCGCGTCGGTGACCGAAACGGGCGTTCCATCGGGATACGTGACTTGGCACGTGATGAACCCAAAGTCGATCTTGGGCAACAACAAAAACGGCACCATACCCGACCGCACAACGCCGACGGAAAGGATCAACATGCCGGCGGCGGCCGACATGACGATAGCGGGATTGCGAAGCGATATTCGCAAAAGGGGAACGTAAACGCGATCGACGAAACGATTCAAAACTCGGGTTGTTCCGCTGCTAAGTCGCTCGATCAGCCATCCCAACGGACGCAACGGGAACAACACCCACTCGACCGCCGCCAGGAACAGACTGCGGCGATGCGACAGGTGGGCGGGAAGAATCGTCAGACTCTCGACCATCGAAATCATCAGCATGGCGCCGACGCAAAGCGGCAACACCACCGTCAACCGCTTGATGTTGCCTTCCAAGTACATGATCGGCAGGAACGCGATCACCGTTGTCATGATCGCCGTGATCACCGACGGCATGACCTCGGTGGCTCCGTCGATCGCCGCGTCACGGTAACTTTTGCCCATTTCGCGGTGCGCGTAAATGTTTTCGCCCACGACGATCGCATCGTCGACCACGATACCCAGCGCGATCAAGAACGCGAACATGGATGTCATGTTCAGCGTCTGGCCGCCGTAATACATATAGATGCACGCACCCAACAACGACACCGGGATGCCCAACGCGACCCACCATGCCAAACGCATCTCCAAGAACAGGGCCAGCACGATGAACACCAACACCAAGCCCATCCATCCGTTCTTGGTCAGCAAGTCTAGTCGACTCTTCACGCTGGTCGAACGATCACGCATGTGCAGCATCGTATAGCCGTCGGGCAGATTCGCCTTTTCACGATCGACGAACTCGCGAACTTCATCAGAAACGCGGATCAAGTCATCGGCGCTGGTCGTTTCCACCGACACGATCACCGCCGGCCGATCGTTGACTTCGTTGATGGCCGCATCGACCGCAAACTCGTCACGCACCAATCCCAAGTCGCCGACCGTCAACACTGCGCCACCCGGTTCGCTAACTAGCGGGATATTGGCGATGTCGTCACCAAGCTCGCTCTTGTCGCTGCCCCGCAACAGGATTTCTTGCGATCGGCCTTTCAGAGTACCGCCCGGCAATTCGATATTGTTGGCTCGCACGATCTCGGCAACCTGGCGTAGCGACAGGTTGTATTCGCGAAGGGTGGATTCGGGGATTTCGATGTCGATCTGGTAGTCCGGTGCGCCGACCAAATCGACGACCGACACCGATGGCAACGCCAACAAATCACTTCGCACCGACTCGGCGATTCGCCGCAGCGCCAAGGCGGCTTCCGAGACCGCGGCTTCGTTGCGACCTTCGCCCGCACCCGAATTCACGGGTCCCATGACGGCGACGCGGATCGCAGTGACGAAGTTGGTTTGCAGTCGAACGTCGGGTTTCTCGGCCAGTTCGGGGAAGCTTGGGATTTGGTCGATCAGCATCGTGACTTCGGTCAACACCCGCTGGGCGTCGTCTTGAGTCGTATCGCTGTCGAGTTCCAGCATGATCGATCCGAGCCCCTCGCGGGCCGTCGATGTCATCTCGTCAATGCCGTCGACGGTGCGGATCGATTCTTCGATCTTTTCCAAGATCCCTTGTTCGATCTCGTCGGGGCTGGCGCCCGGATAGACGACCGACACGTTCAAAACATACAGCTCGAAGTCGGGCCAAAAGTCACGGCGAAGTTGCGAGAAACTGTACGCCCCCAACAACAGCGTTCCCAGCATGACGACATTCATGGCCTGCCAATTTTTGACCGACCAAGCAACGATCGACTTCATCCGGCAGCCTTCTCGTTGGCGGCGCGCGATTCGTCAGCGACCTTGGATGGCGGCTTTCCGGAGGACAACAATTTCATTCCTTCGCTCGGGTTGCTGACGGGCGATATCACGACCGCTGCGGCCGTGTCGTCGAGCAAAAAGCCTTCGGCGTCAATGATGACACGGTCACCTTCGCGAGCGACGACTTCGATCGGCACGATGTGCAGCTTGCCGTCACGATTGATCCAAATTCGATTTCCCGGGCGGATCGCCATCTCGGGGCAACTGGCCAATGGGCGACGTGATTCCGCCTTCAACATCACCGACACAAACATGCCTCGCATCAAGCGATTGGGCCCGTCGTTGGATGCGGAATTCAGCGGCCGCGTCACCTGTTCCGGTGCATCGACTCGAAACAGACACGGATACGTTCGCGTTGCCGCATCGATTCCGACTCCATCGATGCGTTCCAAAACAGCTTGCCACTGGTACGTTCGCAACCCGAGTCGATACGCGATCGTCGCCGGCACGGGCGGGACTTGATCATCGGCGATCAAGTCGACGTCTTCGTCAATCGGATGCGTCGAGATCGGATGCGTAGGCCGCGCCGCGATTGAATTCCAAACGCGAAACATTTGATCGACCGTCAAGTTGGATCGAACTTCGACAACGGAGATGTCTTCGATTGTCACGAACGACGCACCAGCGCCGACGAACGATTCGACCTCGACCATTGATGCGACGACACGTCCGCGAATGGGTGATTTGATGACGGTCCGATCGAGATCCAGTTGGGCGCGAGCCAGGGCGACTTCGGTGGCAGCGCGTTTTTGAACGATCAGTTCGCGACCGGCGACGAGTTCCCGTTGGCGATTTTCCAGTTCGACCAGCGACGACTTCGCCGTCAACTCGGAACGCTTGGTCACATCGACTTCGGACATCGATGCGGCTTGCCGTTGGACCAGCGAATCGACGCGTGCGCGTTCGTCGGCGGCTAGCTTCAGTTGCTCTTTCGCCAGCGACAACAACTGTTTCGTGTTCTCGATGCTGACGTCAGTGGCCGCCAACTCGGCCGCTTCTTGGGCCTGTTGGGTGACCAGCCGGCGGACTTCCAATTCGTACTCCGTCGGATCCAATCGGACCAGAACTTCGTCGGCGGCGACGGTGCGACCGGGGCGGAGATTTTCTGACTGAAAGACGACGCGGCCAGCGACTTCGGTAGCCAGACGGATCTCACGCAGCGGCACGACGACGCCGTTGGCCGACAACGTGACCGGGCCTTGGTGTGGCAACAGCATCGCGGTCGTCACGACGGTGCCATCGGGCTTTGGCGGTTTCCCGCGGGTGGGCCGTTTGCGTTCGCCCAACAGCGAGTAGCCGAAAAAACAGCCGCCCAGGATCGCTGCCGAGACGATCAAATTCACGATCGCGTGGGTCGATGATCGTGGCGGTGGTTTTGGTGTCACGGGCGTCGTCGATGCCGAATCGGTATGCAAGCACTCACCTCTGGTCTCGGGGGTCGCCCAAGGCTTGGGTGCGACAGGGGAACTCGGTCCAATATTCAACCCCGCCAAGGTGCCGGGAGTTCCTATTGTTATTCGAGTCCGGCAAGATAACAGTGCCAGCGAAGGGGGATTGGCCGTGTTTCCCCGGGGCCGCCCTCAATAATGCGGCGGTTTCTCGTCCAGCGGGTCGCCAGCCGATTCCGGCGACTTATTTTTCAAGTCGCGGACTTGGTTGGTCAGCGTGTCGAGCTTGTGCTGGATCCGATCCGCCCGAAGCGCTTCCTCGGTCACGACTTCGTTGAGTTGTTCGTAGAGGCGTTGCACGTGCGCGATCTGGATTTCCAGCTCGATCAAACGAGCTTTGGCGTCCCGAGTCTCGTCGCTCATGATTTGATGTCGGCGAACGATCGCAGCGAGTAGGGAATGCCGACATAGTCGAGCACGCGACACAGGCCTCGCATCGCGACGCCGAATCCGTCGGGGCCACTGAAGCCGCCAAACTGGCCACCACCTTTGACGTGCGGTTCCAAATCCATGAACACGCCATCGGCACCACGGGCTGTCATCCGCGAATGCAATTCCGGCATGAAGTCCTTCATGTCTCGCAGGATCGCCTCGTGGCCGGTGTCGCCAATGTCGGCGGGCACAAAGTTGCTGAGGCTGGCTTCGTCGACGTGGTCGATGCGACCGGTCGGCGAAGGGTCGTGATAGTCCTTGATGTGGACCCAACCGAGGCTGGGCTTCATGGCCAAGTACTGGGCATACGTTTCGTCGGCCGTGAATCCTTGCGTCACAATGTTGGCACCGTCGAAGATCGTCAACATTGCCGGATGATTGACTTTGGCAGCGATCGTTTTTAGCAGATCGCCGGTTTGGCCGACCAAGTTCGCTTCGACTTCCAAGCCGAACGTCAAACCGCGTGAATCACAAAGCTCCGCGATTTGACTCAACTGGTCCGCGACTTGGTTGATGTGGTCGGCCGGTTCGGTGCCCTTGGGATGATAGAAAGCGAATCCGCGAAGCAACTTTGCACCGAACGCTTCGGCGCGATCGCACGCGGTGGTCACGTCTTGCTTCAAGTACTGGTCGAACGGAATGAACTTGTTGGACGTTCCATCATCGACGTCAAGCAACTTCACCTTGCCGATCGGCGACCCGATGCTGCTGACCTTCAATCCGTAATCACACTGCATTTTGACCAAGTGTTGGATCTCGGGGTCCGACAAATTCATCACGTTCTTGATGCCTTCCCCGGCATCGATGAAACGGATCGAATAGTATCGCAAACCGAGTGCGGCAAAGGCGCTGTACTGCTGGACAGCTTGCTTCTCGTTGGCCGCTTCATCGCTGAAGCCGCTGATCAATACGGGAGGAGTGGTCATGGTCAAAATGGGGTTTCAAGAATCAATGCGGATGGGACGGTATCCACGAGGACGCGAAATGACGGGGTCGTTTCAAGACCGTCGATTGTGCGTCTAGTTCTCGGGATATCGGATGATGATATTACTGTGCAGGCCGCCGCGGGGGGTCCAGCGGCTTTCGACGGTGGCGCTGCGAGGCTTTACGACGGCCAGAAAGTCGTCCATGATTCGGTTCGTGACGGCCTCGTAGAAGATGCCCTCGTTTCGAAACGCCTGCAGATACATCTTCAAGCTTTTCAATTCGACGCATACTTCGTCGGGAACGTAGCTGAAAACGATCGTTCCGAAGTCGGGTTGTCCCGTTTTGGGGCACACCGAAGTAAACTCGGGACAATGGTGTTCGATCGTAAAGTTCCGCGAAGGGCTGGGGTTGTCAAAGACTTCCAGGATTTTGCGAAAAGTATCTGAGTTACTCAATTTTCATATCTCGATTTTAATGACTTCCACGGGCGAAATTCGATTCTCGCACGGCATCGGCGGCCCGACCAGGGGTTCCGATGACGGGGCGCCCGCGGCAACGCTGGGGCTGCGAATCGCCGAGACGTTCGTCAGCCGACAAGGCGAGGGGAAGTTAACGGGCGTGGAGAGCTTCTTCGTGCGGACCAGCGGTTGCAACCTGCGGTGCTGGTTTTGTGACACACCGTATGCATCGTGGAAACCCGAGGGCCCGCGACAAACCGTCTCGACGATCGTCGATTCGGTTTTACAGTCGGGCATTTCGCACGTCGTGCTGACCGGCGGCGAACCCTTGTTGCCGGATGCCTGCGTCTCGCTTTGCCAGCAGCTTCGCGATGCAGGTTTGCACATCACGATCGAAACCGCGGGAACGATTGACCGCGACGTGCCATGCGACTTGATGTCGATC
The sequence above is a segment of the Rubripirellula tenax genome. Coding sequences within it:
- a CDS encoding efflux RND transporter periplasmic adaptor subunit — translated: MNLIVSAAILGGCFFGYSLLGERKRPTRGKPPKPDGTVVTTAMLLPHQGPVTLSANGVVVPLREIRLATEVAGRVVFQSENLRPGRTVAADEVLVRLDPTEYELEVRRLVTQQAQEAAELAATDVSIENTKQLLSLAKEQLKLAADERARVDSLVQRQAASMSEVDVTKRSELTAKSSLVELENRQRELVAGRELIVQKRAATEVALARAQLDLDRTVIKSPIRGRVVASMVEVESFVGAGASFVTIEDISVVEVRSNLTVDQMFRVWNSIAARPTHPISTHPIDEDVDLIADDQVPPVPATIAYRLGLRTYQWQAVLERIDGVGIDAATRTYPCLFRVDAPEQVTRPLNSASNDGPNRLMRGMFVSVMLKAESRRPLASCPEMAIRPGNRIWINRDGKLHIVPIEVVAREGDRVIIDAEGFLLDDTAAAVVISPVSNPSEGMKLLSSGKPPSKVADESRAANEKAAG
- a CDS encoding SlyX family protein gives rise to the protein MSDETRDAKARLIELEIQIAHVQRLYEQLNEVVTEEALRADRIQHKLDTLTNQVRDLKNKSPESAGDPLDEKPPHY
- the queF gene encoding preQ(1) synthase, which gives rise to MSNSDTFRKILEVFDNPSPSRNFTIEHHCPEFTSVCPKTGQPDFGTIVFSYVPDEVCVELKSLKMYLQAFRNEGIFYEAVTNRIMDDFLAVVKPRSATVESRWTPRGGLHSNIIIRYPEN
- a CDS encoding efflux RND transporter permease subunit, whose product is MKSIVAWSVKNWQAMNVVMLGTLLLGAYSFSQLRRDFWPDFELYVLNVSVVYPGASPDEIEQGILEKIEESIRTVDGIDEMTSTAREGLGSIMLELDSDTTQDDAQRVLTEVTMLIDQIPSFPELAEKPDVRLQTNFVTAIRVAVMGPVNSGAGEGRNEAAVSEAALALRRIAESVRSDLLALPSVSVVDLVGAPDYQIDIEIPESTLREYNLSLRQVAEIVRANNIELPGGTLKGRSQEILLRGSDKSELGDDIANIPLVSEPGGAVLTVGDLGLVRDEFAVDAAINEVNDRPAVIVSVETTSADDLIRVSDEVREFVDREKANLPDGYTMLHMRDRSTSVKSRLDLLTKNGWMGLVLVFIVLALFLEMRLAWWVALGIPVSLLGACIYMYYGGQTLNMTSMFAFLIALGIVVDDAIVVGENIYAHREMGKSYRDAAIDGATEVMPSVITAIMTTVIAFLPIMYLEGNIKRLTVVLPLCVGAMLMISMVESLTILPAHLSHRRSLFLAAVEWVLFPLRPLGWLIERLSSGTTRVLNRFVDRVYVPLLRISLRNPAIVMSAAAGMLILSVGVVRSGMVPFLLLPKIDFGFITCQVTYPDGTPVSVTDAATKKLYDAIMVVNQKSIDEQLTTDPEGFVKAVQRTVGSSGDEVGSSPASHLGGLFVQLNDIGDRTVTSADIVTMWRDAAGKFPGAEAVAFGASPRGPASLPIEMRLMAGAEHLDQLNAAINRCKEKLSEYPYVSDIATDTRQGKWEYRMKVRDDAKAMGISLADVAGTVRASYYGEEVMRLQRGRYEVPLRVRYPREDRNTLVSFNGIRIRNGDGTERPLDEVADVEVARGYSEIKRVDQMRAIGVVADVDENQGNAFNVVADMRDNFVPDFEEEFPNVRLEWAGQQEQTTETVNSLTIGFFVVLGAMFLLLTIQFNSCWQAILVLSIIPFGFIGAILGHIVMNIELTLFSIFGIVALAGVVVNDSIVLVDFINRRVAEGLSVHDAIIDGGRRRFRAVLLTSVTTVAGMLPILLERSKEAQVVSPMATSLAFGLSLSTLVVLVLAPVMYLLTSKLTAATSID
- a CDS encoding TIM barrel protein — encoded protein: MTTPPVLISGFSDEAANEKQAVQQYSAFAALGLRYYSIRFIDAGEGIKNVMNLSDPEIQHLVKMQCDYGLKVSSIGSPIGKVKLLDVDDGTSNKFIPFDQYLKQDVTTACDRAEAFGAKLLRGFAFYHPKGTEPADHINQVADQLSQIAELCDSRGLTFGLEVEANLVGQTGDLLKTIAAKVNHPAMLTIFDGANIVTQGFTADETYAQYLAMKPSLGWVHIKDYHDPSPTGRIDHVDEASLSNFVPADIGDTGHEAILRDMKDFMPELHSRMTARGADGVFMDLEPHVKGGGQFGGFSGPDGFGVAMRGLCRVLDYVGIPYSLRSFADIKS
- a CDS encoding 7-carboxy-7-deazaguanine synthase QueE, producing MTSTGEIRFSHGIGGPTRGSDDGAPAATLGLRIAETFVSRQGEGKLTGVESFFVRTSGCNLRCWFCDTPYASWKPEGPRQTVSTIVDSVLQSGISHVVLTGGEPLLPDACVSLCQQLRDAGLHITIETAGTIDRDVPCDLMSISPKLSASAPDAGDHPQWHQRHHDRRMPIDLMRRLIDRSDDFQVKFVIDSPAEFDECAGVVESLQVRPDDIWIMPQGVSAEAMDTAATWLKPWCESAGYRFCDRMHLRWYGNRRGT